ACTGGCTAACGCCTATCAGATTGAACCTTTGGAAAAGGCACGGATGGTGTCCACATCTCTCAGAGCCCGTTCGTAGTCGGCAGGTCGACCGATATCCAGCCAGTACCCGCTGAAGGGGAATGTCATGACCGGCAGACCTCGCGCAATCAGATCGATCATAAGCTCGTCGAAACCGTACGGTCGATCTTTTGGGATATATCTGAGTATCTCCCGTGAGAACACGTAGATGCCCATCGAGACCGCGAACTGGAGAGATGGTTTCTCCTGGAAACCGGTCAGGCGACCGGACGGGTCGGTCTGGAGCACGCCGAAGTCGACCTTTTCGGACCGAACGTGGCTGGCTATCGTTGCCAATGGTCGCCTGGCCGCGTGGAATTGGAACAATTCAGCGATGTCCAGGTCGGTCAAAATGTCGCCATTGGCAACGATGAACTGCTCCGGTAAATCGGCTATTCGCGTGAGAGGACCGGCCGTGGACAGCGGCGTATCTTCGATCGCATACCGGATCTCCAGCCCCAGGGAACTCCCGTCACCAAGGACCGCTATGACCAAATGCGCAAGGTGATTGACCGCAACATGCACGCGGGTCACGCCGGCCTTCTTCAGGTGGCGCAGCAGGATCTCAATAACCGGTGTGTCGCCGATCGGCACCAGCGGCTTGGGGATATCGCTCGTGTACGGCTGCAGCCGCGTCCCTTTTCCGCCTGCCAGTATGATCGCTTCCATATCAATCGTTCCGATACAACCGGTTGTCCGGATCCTTGATCATGCCCGTGCGTATGGCGGCCGCTATCTCACGAATGCCGTCGACTACGCGCTGCTTGGGCACAAAACCGAGGGCCTTCTTGATCTTGTCAAAACTCACGCGATAGTCGCGCGGATCTTCGTCGCAACGCACGCTGACGATGCGGCTGCGGGCGTCGTTGCCAAGCTCATCGGCGATCAGCCGCGCGAGCGTGATCTTCTGGTAGTTTTCGCCGGTGTCCCCCACGTTGAACGCCTGATGCGCCACGAGTTTGTCATCCGCTTCCAACGCCGTAAGACAGGCGCACGCCAG
The genomic region above belongs to Candidatus Zixiibacteriota bacterium and contains:
- a CDS encoding nucleotidyltransferase family protein; the protein is MEAIILAGGKGTRLQPYTSDIPKPLVPIGDTPVIEILLRHLKKAGVTRVHVAVNHLAHLVIAVLGDGSSLGLEIRYAIEDTPLSTAGPLTRIADLPEQFIVANGDILTDLDIAELFQFHAARRPLATIASHVRSEKVDFGVLQTDPSGRLTGFQEKPSLQFAVSMGIYVFSREILRYIPKDRPYGFDELMIDLIARGLPVMTFPFSGYWLDIGRPADYERALRDVDTIRAFSKGSI